The genomic DNA CCGACGGAGGCGCAGTGACGGACGTGGCGTCGCTCGGCGCCGGCCCCTTCGCCTACAGCTGGGAGGGCGACAGCACCCACATCCTCTACTCACCGCACTCGACGTGCTCGGAGAACATTGTGCGGCTCGACGCCGTCAACGCCGGCTCGCCGACGACCTTGTACGATGTGAGCGGTATCGCGTCGGATCCGGGGGTCCGCCCCACGAATAACAGCCAAATCCTCTTCAACGAGCAGGCGTGTGCCTCTGGGGGTTGGGATCGCCTGCTGACGTTGCCCGGGAAGACCGTGACCGCGCTTCCGAGCGTACCCCAGGGCAAGGCGCGGGGTGCGCAGTGGGCGTCGGACGGGTCGCGCTTCGCGTACGCCAACGGCAAGGATCTGTACGTCCACGATCTGAGCACGCCGACTCTGGTCTATTCGGACCCGACGCCCGGCGCCACCTTCTACCAGCCCGCGTTCGGTCGGAACGACACGATGCTGTACGCGCAGCGGTATCTGGCGGGGGCCAAGGACCAAATCGTTGCCATCAACATCGCGACTGGCACGGCTACCCCGCTCGGCGTCGGTGGTTACCCGCTCGGGGTCAGCTGGGCGAAGCTCGCGACCTACCCGGACTTCGACGGCGACGGGATCGGCAACGGTATCGACCCAACGCCGAACGGCGCGGTGGGCAGTTGGACCAACATGAACCCGTCGCCCAACCCGGGTAAACGCGCAACCGTCATGGCCTATGATGCAGCTCACGGCTACACGCTCCTGTACGGCGGTTATGGCGCGGGTAACGTCATCAATGGCGATACCTGGACCTGGAACGGAACGACCTGGACCAAGCTGAGCCCCGCAGTGAGCCCGCCTGCTGGCTACAGCCACTGCATGGTGTACGACAGCGCTCGACAGCGGGTCGTGCTGGTGGGCGGCCAGAACGCAACGACCTTCTTCTACGACACGTGGGAGTGGAACGGCAGCACCTGGACCAAGGCAACCACGGCGACGAGCATCAACACCATTGGCAACAAGTGCGCCTTCGACTCCAAACGCGGCGTCACCGTGCTGTTCGGGCCGACGTATCCGGCCACCACCTATCGAACCTGGGAATACAACGGCATCAACTGGACCCAACTCACGCCGACGACAACCCCAACCAGCAGCGGAGGGATGGCCTTCGACTCCAAGCGCGGTGTCACGGTGCAATTCACGTGGACGACGGGAGAGACCTTCGAATGGGCTGGCACCAATTGGTCCAAGATCGCCACGTCCACGGTGCCGCCACACACCACACCGGCTGCAGGTGGCGACGTGACGGATCTGACCTACGACGTCGACCGCGGGGTGGTGGTGCTGTTCGGTGGCGAAAACCGGAGCACTAATCCGACTTCCTACTACGACGACCTTTGGTACTACGACGGTTCTGACTGGAAACTGGTACCCCAAACCACCAAGCCAGCCAAGCGAGACATGTGCGGCCTCGCCTACGACACGACACGTCAGTCGCTCGTAATGTTCGGCGGGTTCTTGGGTGAAGGACTCTGGCAAGCCGGGGACACCTGGGAGTACAAGTGAGCGCGCCGAGTCTCGCGACGCGGGATTGACCCGTCGAGCGTCGCCCGCAATCGCCAAGCGTCCCTTCTCGTGTAGAATCCATCACGATGGCGCCCCGATCTTGCCGAAGCGCACTCGGCCTGACTCTGCTCGCTCTGCTCGTCACCTCCGCGTGCTCGGACAGTAACGGCATCGAGTCCCACGCGCCCAAGGCGTCAGGTGGCGCGGCTGCCAAGGACGCCTCGACCTCCGATGCCTGGGCGGGCGCTGGTGGCATCGCCGGGGAGGCGGGGTCCACGGGGGTCGGCGGCGCGGCGGGTTCTTCCGGGGCCGCCGGCTCCGGTGCCGGCGCCGATGCGGGCGTGTTCGACTCGGATCTCCCCGGTTGCGGTGACAGTGTGTGCTCGGCCGGGGAGAGCTGCGCAAGCTGCTCCGTCGACTGCGGCGCTTGTCCGACCAGCTGCGGCGACGCGAGCTGCAACGCCGGCGAAACTTGCTCGAGCTGTCCCGGGGATTGCGGCGCCTGCCCGCCCACCTGCGGCGATGGCGCGTGCAACGGCAGTGAGAGCTGCTCGACGTGCTCTCTGGACTGCGGCGCCTGCCTGCCGACGTGCGGCAACGGTTCCTGCGAAACCGGTGAGAGCTGCGCCACCTGCCCCGCGGATTGTGTGGTGGCCGCCTGTCCCGCGCCGACCGGTGTGAAAGAGGGGGGTGGGCTGAAGGCCATCAACACCTGCGCCTTCCCCATGGCCGACACCAATGTCTGGACGGCCCAGGGCGCGATCGTTTCGGGGCTCGCCGCGGTGCTGACGAAGCGCAGCGTCTCGTACGTCGTGGGTGACGCGAACCGCCAGGGTGTCGCGGTGTCCTCGGTGCCCGGCCTCTCCAGCGTGCATCGCGGTATGCGCTGGGACACCGGTGACGTGAACGTCACCTACTGGATCCCCCAGGGCATCAGCGGCAGCGGGGACTCCATCGCGGCGCCCATCGGTGGCAAATCGATCGTGCTGGTGAGCTGGTACTACGACGGTGCTTCGCCCGACAAAGGGGTGAGGATTGCCTTCGTCGACGCGGCGACCAAGAAGTACCGCTTCGCGTTGCTCGTCGAGCCGTACATGAACGGCACGCGCCCGGACTTCAAGGCCTTCGTCTCGCACGCGGGCGGGATCGCCTGGTACGGAAACTACCTGTACGTCGCGCAGACCTCGCAGGGCTTCCGGGTGTTCGACATGTCCCGCATCCTGCAGGTCGCGACGGACGCGGACACGATCGGCTACAGCTCGGGCGCGGGTGTGTATCGCGCGCACAAGTACAAGTACGTCATCCCGCAGATCGGCGCGTACAAACACGAATCGGCGTGCGTCCCGGTGTTCTCGTTCGCGGCGCTGGATCGCGCGACCTCCCCGCCGAGCCTCGTCTCCGGCGAGTACGTGGCGGGTCAGCCGAACGGGCGCCTGTACCGCTGGTCGCTCGACCCCGCCACAGGGCGCCTGGCTGGCGGAAACCTGTTCGTGCCGAAGGAAGCGTTCTATTCGGGTCAGAACAACAATCAAGGCGCGGTGCCTGCCTACGGGCGCTGGCTGCTCTCGTCGAGCGCCCCAGCGAACGGCAAGGGAGCGCTCTACCGCACCGCGGTGGGCAGCTCATCGACCTACGCTTGGACCAATGCACCCGAAGATCTCTACATCGACGTGTCGACGGGTGAGCTCTGGGGCCTCAGCGAAGCCCAGGGAGCTCGCTACGTGTTTTCGCAGCTGGTGTCGAAGTACAAGTGATTCGGGCGGTCGCCACGCGCTGATGTAGGTCTGGCAGCTCACTCCCCCGCGCGCCACTTCTCGCGTAACATGAGCTACGTGAGCTCGAGCAGAATGAAGACGGGGCGATGGGCGGCGCTCTCGCCGTTCGTGTTGACGCTGGCACTGACGGCTTGTGGTGGCGGTGGCGACGACGGCGGCAGCACCGGTGGCGCTGGCGGCGCTGGTGGCTCGGGCGGTGGCGGTGGCTCCGGCGGAACCGGCGCAACGTCGTCGGGCGGCACTGGCGCTTCGTCCACCGGCGGGTACACCGGCACCAACCCCAACGTCGCGTGCACGGGTAAGCTCGAACCCGAGAAGCCAACCGGACAGGTGGAGACCGTCGGCGACGGCACCGCAGCGAGCTGCACCGAGCAAGCGCTGCACGACACGCTCGCAAAGCTGAACGCCGTCGCCGGAGGAGGCACCCTGCTGTTCTTTTGCGGCGGACCGCACACCATCACTCTCACGAAGTCCGCGTTCGTCTCCAAGAAGATGATCATCGATGGCGGGGGTGAGATCACCCTGAGCGGCGGCAACGCCGTGCGTGTGATCGAGCTCGACCACCACATCGACTTCGTGGTCCAGAGGCTCACGATCAAGGACGGATTTGTCGCCGCAGGCAGTGAGAACGAGAGTGGAGCGGGCCTCTTGCACCCGTGGTTCGGCACGCTCGAGGCCATCGACGTCACCTTCGAGAACAACCACAGCGCCAGCGTCGATCATGATGTGGGCGGCGGCGCCATCTACGCGGGCGGACTCACCAAGGCCGTGCTCTCCGGCTGCACCTTCAGCAACAACAGCGGCTCGACCGGCGGCGGCGTGCTCAGTCGCAGCACGAACCTCAGCGTGGTCAACAGCGTCTTTTACGGGAACTCGGCCACGACCGACGGGGACAGCGGCCAGTACGGCAACGGCGGAGGTCTCTACATCGACCGCATGTGGCTCGACGCTCCCACCGACTTCGTGATCTGCGGCGGCGTGTTCGAGAAGAACCACGCCAAGGTGCACGGCAGCGCCTTCTTCTCCTACAACCTCGAGGGCAGCGGCGCGACGTTCGATCGCTGCACCTTCAAGGACAACGACATGGCCGGCAGCAAGAGCGGCGGCACCGGCAGCGTGTATCACGAGGGCGTGCCGCTCCTGCTGATCAACTCGACCTTCTCGGGAAACGTCACCGGCGCCCACGCAGGCGGGCTGTTCCTCGGCGGCGGCACCGACGCAAAGGTCGAGAACTGCAGCTTCGACCACAACAAGACCCCCGGCAACGCCGGCGCGCTCTGGGCGGGCAACGGCAAGGTCGACGTGACCAACTGCACGTTCGCCGCGAACGACGCCGATTACGGGCCGGTCATCTTCAAGGGTCAGAGCGGAGCGGTGAAGCTGACCAACGTGGTGTTTGCCAACAACACCACCGCGAACGAGTTCAGCGCCCTGGCTTGCCACGAGACCTTCGAAGACGGCGGCGGGAACCTGCAGTGGCCCGACAAGAAGAACAACGGCAACGCCGACAAGCCCTGCGCGGCAGGCATCGTCTTCGCAGATCCGAAGCTCGGAGCGCTGGCCGACAACGGTGGTCCCACGGAGACGCTGTCGCTGCCGGCGGGCAGCCCCGCCATCGACATTGGCAAGGGGTGTCCCGAGCTCGATCAGCGAGGCAAACCCCGGGTCGGCGCCTGCGACTCCGGCGCGTACGAGTATCAACCCTGAGCGGCGCGGGTGGCGCAAGAACAGCAGGCGGAGACCGAGCGCACGCCTACCGAGCCCGCGCCGAGTGTGGAACACTCGAACTCGCCGTGCCCTCCCAGGTCGTCACCGGGTTCCTGGCGCCATCTCGGGCGGCAGGAGCGGCGCCGTCACTGCGGTACAACGCGTGTCGTCGGATTTGCCGACGCCGAACTGACGTTCCACCCGCTGCCTTTCCTCAGCAACGATGACGTCGCCGACGTGCTGGAGATCGCCCGCGCGCGCATTGTCGCGCTCTTGCGGCGCAAGGGCGTGATCGCGGACGACGACGCGAGCGGCGCGAGCATCGTCACGAGCGGCTCCGCCCTCGCCGACAAGGAGCCAGCGCTCGCCGAGCAGTAGCGTCCACCCTGGGCACCGCACCCGCCGGTCCAGCGCCGCGCCGTCGAGACCCCATCAAGCTCGGCAGCGGAGCGGAGCTCCTGCACACCAAGGCCCTGTGCCCCCCGTCGGGGATCACGAAGCGCGTCGCCGTCGAGCACGGCTTCTCGTTGCACGCGGCGACAACTGCGAGCGCCGGCGACGCCGCGGGACGAGAGGCATTGTGCAAGTACATGTTGTTCCCGCCCATCGCGCAGGAGCGTGTCCAGCTTCTCGGCAACGACGTCGTGCGCCTGGTCCTGAAGAGGCCTTTCAGCGACGGGACCTTCGCGCTCGACCTCGACCAGCTCGCGCTCCTGGTTCGGCTTGCGACGAGACGCGCGCTGACGCGCGTCGCACGCGCGGAGTTGCGCCTGGACACCGGCGCGGAGCCGCCGAACGCCCCGGGGTCGCCACGCTGCTGCCTTGCGCGGTAGCGCTCACACCGAAACCGGTCGGAACGCACCTTCCGCGTGCCCCGTCGCGCCCTGCAATCGTGGCCGAGCGCCGCGCGGGAGGGCGTTCATCCTACCTACGCGCGCCCGTCGACGTCGCTACTTGCCGGCAGCGCAGTCCGCCGCGCATTGCCAGTCCGCGATGCAGTTATTGCAATAACGATACGTCCCGCCCCCGGTCTCCGCCATCTCCTTCTTGCATGGGAAGTCGGGGGAAAACGGATCGCACTGCGCCGTGCCGAGACACCCGGCCTTGATCGCGCACAGGACGACGGGGCGCTCCAGAAGGCCCTGACAATCGTAAATGCATGTTCCACACGCGCACTGGGTGCACGCATTTTCCCCGCCGAGGTCGGCGAGGCACGGAGTCTTCGACTCGACATCAAATTTCCCGAAGCACTGACCATGCCAGCACACGGGCGGGGAGGGGCTTATTCCGCACGCGTACGGCGGCGGCGGGGGCAGGCACGCGTCGAGGGCTTTGGCCAGTGTGTCGAGCTCGACCTGGTCGTGGGCCGCGTTCAGATAGAATCCGCCCGCCGCGTCCGCCTCTTCGCTCGGGCTCGGGCAAACTTCTCTCACCACCGACCTGACTGGGACGAACACGCAATCGGCATCCGCTGTGCACGCCTTGTTCGCCTTCACAAAGGCGATCAGGTCCCATTGCTCTGTGGCACAGATCGCCGCGTCAGCCTCCGCAGAGCCGTCCAATGGAGAAGTGCCGCCCACTCCGCCGGGCCCTGGTTCCTTGGCGTTGTCCCCACAGCTGGCGCCGAGCACTGCGAGAAACACACCGGCGACCCAAATCCTGGCGATTCGCGCCACGCGCCTCCTCAGTACGAATCCCACGCGAGCCCAAACGTCGTCTGGGTGAGACCGTTCCAGCCGCCCATGTAAATCCGTACCGTGTAGTCCTTCTGGACGCCCGTCGTGTTGAAGTGGGAGATGTACTGGTAGTTGCTGCTCGCGTTCAACGCGGCGCGCACCAGTGTCGCGTTATCGTAGACAAACAGCCCGAAGAACGGATACGGGTCGGCAGTACACGAGCCGGAGCCGGGGTTCTGCGGGCAGGTGGGCCGGGTCTGCAAGAACGCCTCGGCTCGCAGCTCGACTCCGGCCGGCACGCGCGCGGCGTATTCCTCGATATAGAAGGTTCCCTCGGGCGTCCCAGACGAGGTGAGGACATGGTAGTCGTGAGCCGCGCGGCGCGCTGGACTGCCTCCGTGGACCCGCGACGAGGACTGGAGCACGAGGAGCGCATGGTATGCGTTCAGAAGGCCAGCGCCGTCGCGATCGTCCCAGCCATCGTGGAGATTGAGCGGCGTGTTGTCGAGATCCTGGTTCGCGCTCACCATCAATCCGGGAACCATCACCTCCGGCCAGGACACCAGCGCCGAGTTCGCCTCGTGGAGCGAGGCTGCGACGCCAGCGACCTGCGGCGCCGCGGCGCTCGTCCCTCCGGATACTGTCACGGTCCAG from Myxococcales bacterium includes the following:
- a CDS encoding right-handed parallel beta-helix repeat-containing protein, with the translated sequence MSSSRMKTGRWAALSPFVLTLALTACGGGGDDGGSTGGAGGAGGSGGGGGSGGTGATSSGGTGASSTGGYTGTNPNVACTGKLEPEKPTGQVETVGDGTAASCTEQALHDTLAKLNAVAGGGTLLFFCGGPHTITLTKSAFVSKKMIIDGGGEITLSGGNAVRVIELDHHIDFVVQRLTIKDGFVAAGSENESGAGLLHPWFGTLEAIDVTFENNHSASVDHDVGGGAIYAGGLTKAVLSGCTFSNNSGSTGGGVLSRSTNLSVVNSVFYGNSATTDGDSGQYGNGGGLYIDRMWLDAPTDFVICGGVFEKNHAKVHGSAFFSYNLEGSGATFDRCTFKDNDMAGSKSGGTGSVYHEGVPLLLINSTFSGNVTGAHAGGLFLGGGTDAKVENCSFDHNKTPGNAGALWAGNGKVDVTNCTFAANDADYGPVIFKGQSGAVKLTNVVFANNTTANEFSALACHETFEDGGGNLQWPDKKNNGNADKPCAAGIVFADPKLGALADNGGPTETLSLPAGSPAIDIGKGCPELDQRGKPRVGACDSGAYEYQP